From Canis lupus baileyi chromosome 16, mCanLup2.hap1, whole genome shotgun sequence, a single genomic window includes:
- the LOC140607065 gene encoding lysozyme-like protein 6, which produces MTRVLFMSLVSFLIAINQASLINRCDLARVLRKEDLDGFEGYSLNDWLCLAFVESRFNISKVNENADGSFDYGIFQINSHYWCNDYRSHSENICHADCQDILSPNLLSAISCTKRIVSGAGGMKNWVAWRLHCAGRPLSYWMTGCFSG; this is translated from the exons ATGACAAGGGTGCTGTTCATGTCCTTGGTCAGCTTCCTCATTGCCATAAATCAGGCCAGCCTCATCAATCGCTGCGACTTGGCCAGGGTGCTGCGCAAGGAGGACTTGGATGGGTTTGAGGGCTACTCCTTGAATGACT GGCTATGTCTGGCTTTTGTGGAAAGCAGATTCAACATATCAAAGGTAAATGAAAACGCAGACGGCAGCTTCGACTATGGCATCTTCCAGATCAACAGCCATTACTGGTGCAACGATTACCGGAGTCACTCAGAAAACATTTGCCACGCGGACTGTCAAG acATACTGAGCCCCAATCTTCTCTCAGCCATCAGCTGTACAAAAAGGATTGTGTCTGGAGCAGGGGGTATGAAGAACTG GGTAGCATGGAGGTTGCACTGTGCAGGCCGGCCACTCTCCTACTGGATGACAGGATGTTTCTCGGGATGA